In Desulfoferula mesophila, the genomic window CGAATTGGGCGTCGCCTTCGAGCTCCAGCCGGTGGAGATTCGCCCCGGCGTGCGCATCGCCATGGTGCAAGACCCCGACGGCAACGTGGTGGAGTTCGTGCAGCTGGGCTGAGGCCTCCTCGCGGCGGCGCTTGCCGGCGCGCCACGGTGAATCCAAACTTGCGACCCACCCCGGCCCCCAGGGCCGCGCGGTGGGCGTTTCTCTGTGCGGCGACTACGCTAGAAGCGGTGGAAGATGACTCTGATAGACCATGCGATCCTGGGGGCCAGCCTGCTGGCCGTGTTGCTGGTGGGCCTGTGGGCCGGACGCGGCGTCACCAAGCTGGAGCACTTTTCGGTGGCCGGGCGGGAGTTCGGGGCCTGGGTGGTCTTCGCCACCCTGTCCGCCTCCTTCATCGGCGGCGGCTTCACCATGGGCAACGCCGAGAAGGTGTTCCTGGTGGGCATCGTCAACATCTTCGCCCTGTGGGGCTTCAGCCTCAAGGAGGTGCTGGTGGCCACGGTGATCGCGCCGCGCATGCAGCGCTTCCCCGATGCCATCAGCGTGGGCGGCATCATGGGGCAGGCCTACGGCAAACCCGGCCGCATGGTCACCGGCGTTTTCGGGGTGATGCTCTGCGCGGGGATCATGGGGGCCCAGGTGGGGGCCATGGGCTACGTGTTCAACCTCTTTTTGGGGCTGGACTACCTGGTGGGCATCCTCATCGGCTGCAGCATCGCCATCGCCTATTCCACGGTGGGCGGCATGCGGGCGGTGGTCTTCACCGACATCCTGCAGTTTTTGATCCTGGGGGTGGGCATACCCCTGACCTTGTTCCTGGGGCTGGACCTGGCCGGCGGGTGGCGGGCGGTGGCCGACAAGGTCCCGGCGGACCACCTGACCCTGCTGGGCGAGATGGGGCCCTGGGCCTTCATCTCCCTGTTCCTCACCTTTCTCCTGGGCGAGACCCTGGTGCCGCCTTACGTGCAGCGCCTGATGATCGGGCGCAGCGCAGGCCATACCGCCCGGGGCACCCTGTGGTCCGGCCTGTTCTCGGTGCCCTTTTTCGCCATATCCGGGGCCATCGGCCTGGTGGCTCTGACCATGGCCCCGGACCTGGATCCCAACCTGGCCTTGCCCTATCTGGTGCAACAGGCCCTGCCCGTGGGGCTCCGGGGCCTGGTAGTGGCGGGCATCATCGCGGTGGTGATGTCCTCGGCCGACTCCTTTCTCAACGGCGCGGCGGTGTGCCTGACCAGCGACGTGGTGCTGCCGGCCATGCGCAATCCCCTGAGCGAGCGGGGACAGCTTCGGCTGGCCAAGGGAGCCAACCTCATCACCGGCATCCTGGCCATCGTCTTCGCCATCAGCATCAAGAGCGTGCTGGGCATCCTGCTCTATGCCTACAACTTTTGGGCTCCGGTGATCCTGCCGCCCCTGGTGGCCGCCTTTTTCGGCACCCGGGCCGGGGCGGGGGTGTTTTTGGCTGCCGCCGCGGCGGGCCTGGGGGGCACGGTGCTGTGGAACGTGGGTCTGGGCGCGCCCGGCGGCGTGGACGGCCTTATCATCGGGGTGGGCTGCAACGCCCTGGTGTTTTGGCTGGGCAAGTTCCTGAGCCGCGCTCCGGCCTAGGGCAAGGCGTCAATCTGGCGCTGGTGCAGGCGGGTAAGGCAGACCAAGGCCAGGATGGAGCCCAGCAGGCACAGGGCCATGTCGCTCTGGGTGTCCCACACGTAGCCCTGGGTGCCCAGGAAGTCCTCCGCCGCCGTACCGGTGAGCTCCGCGGTCCACCACTCGATGAGCTCGTAAAAAGCGCTGATGGCCAGGCACACGCTTACCACCAGAAAACTCAGCCAGCCCCGCCGGGTGACCACGTGGCCCCGCAACAGCACCTCCCGGGTGACCATGGCCGGCACGAAGCCCTGGGCGAAGTGGCCCAGCTTGTCGTAGTTGTTGCGCCCCAGGTCCAGCGCCTGGCTGAGCCAGTCGAACAGGGGCACCCGGGCATAGGTGTAGTGCCCGCCGATGAGCAGGATGATGGCGTGCAGCCAGATGAGCAGGTACACCAGGCGGGTGAGGCGAAAGCGGCGATAGGTGATGGCCAGGGCGGCCAGGGCCATTAGCGCGGGCAGCACCTCCAAGAGCCAGGTGAAGCGGTCGTAGGGCCTAAAGCCCGACCAGGCCAGCAGGGCCAGGAAGCTGACCAGGTAGAACAGGTTGAACTTGTCGGTGCGGTCCATGGCTCCTCCCTTGGCCCGGGGCTCTTGCGAGCCCCATGATGCCAAAAACGGCGGCCCAAGGGAAGGCGGACCGGGGCGCTAATCCTTGACCAGGTCCGCGCTGCTCACCACGCACAGGGCTTCGGTGCGCTGGTAGGGCTTGACGCCGGCCACCTCGGTGACCTCCCTGGCGCCGGGCTCGGCGGCGCCGGGCATGCGGAAGGCGGCCACGTCCACCGGCTCCACCGGGGTCTCGCGGGGGGCGTCCAGCTGGGGCACCCACTCGTAGGGCAGGCGGTAGGCCCGGTAAACCATGTTGAAGCGGCTGGAGGTGCCGAAGTGGGGACTGATGTACTCCCAGACGATCTGGTGTTCAGCGGTCACCTCGATGATCCGGCCGCCGCTGCCCTCGGTGATGAGGGTGTTGCCGTTGGGCAGGCGCTGGGCGCTGCTCACAAAGGGGCTGTAGAAGCGGTTGGCGTCCATGGGCATGCGGTAGCCGGCCTCGGCCGGAGTGTATTGCCAGACGATTTTCAGGCTGACGGGGTCGATCTCCAACACGCGGGAGTAGTCGCGCAGGGCGTTCTTGGTGCCCTTGGGGGCGCCGGGGTTGGGGGCGCCGTAGCCGGCCCAGCCGCCGTTGTCGAAAACCAGCAAATGGCCCTCGCCGGGCAGGCCGCGGGGGATCAGGTGGGCGTGGTGCTTGCCGATGATCCAGCCCAGCTTCTTGAGCGCCGGGCTGGCGGCGTAGTCGGGCCCGATGTGCCAGACGACCTTGCCGGAGCTCTTGTCGGTGATGCCGATGATGTTGGCCTCGCGGGCGGACCAGATGAGGTTGTCCGGGTGGAAGCGGGCGTCGCCGGCGTCGAACCACTTGTTGGGCCCCAGGGCGGACATGGAGTTGACGTGCATCCAGTCGCCGCCGCAGTTGCGCAGGTTGGGGTCGCGGCTCAGGATGTTGCGGGCCTCCTCGCTCCATTCGAACTCGTCGAAGTGCTCGTTCAAGACCCACTCCCACACGATCTGGCCGTCCCAATCCACCTCCACGAAGGCGTCGTCCAATAGCAGCTTGTCCGAGATATTCGGGTTGTGCGCGTTCTTGTGGACCAACACCAGGGTGTTGCCGCTAAGGGGCTGGGGCTCCAGGCCCGGGGCGTAATAGCCCACCGGGTTGCCCTCGCGCTGGAAATCATGGTGGTGGCGGGCCATCCATTGCGGCTGTTCGCCGGGGTCTTCGATGTATTCGTGCTCGTTGAAGCGCCAGACCACCTTGCCGTCCCAGTCCACCTGCACCACGTCCTGGTAGTCCTGCATGCCGTACTTGGTGTTGCGCTCGCCGGTGGAGCCCAGGACGTAACCGCCGGGCAGGATTTTGTTGGGCAGGCCGTGCAGGCCCTTCCACAACTTGACCTCGGCCCCGTTCATGTCGATGAGCAAGGCGCCCAGTTCCTTGGCCTGGAATACGGTGTAGCCGCTCCAGCAGCGGGAGGGATCATAAATGGTCGTGCCCGTGGGGTAGATGCTCGGATAAGTCATGCTTGCTCCTCGAGACGGGGCTGCGAATCCACCAGGCCGTTGGTGCCGAATTTCTCTTCCCAGTCGTCAAAGGCCGGCTTGATCTGCAGCAGGTGATCGTAAAAAAGTCGCCGAGCCCCCTCGGGGTCGCGCGCCACGATTTTTTCCAAGATCAGCGAGTGCGTAACGCTGTCGTGGTAGATGCGGTCCTTTTGCCTGAGGCTCAGGATCATGTCCTCGGTGAAATCCAGGAAGATGTTGACCTGCATGGCGAACAGGGGGTTGTGCGAGGCCTGGGCCACCAGGCGGTGGAACCCGATCTGCCAGCGCACATAATCCGGGGTGCCCTTTGTGGGCACCAACGCCAAGTATTGGCGCAGCCGGTCCAGGTCGTCCTCGTCGGCCCTTTGGGCGGCCAGCGCCGCCACGGTGGGCTCGATGAGCAGGCGCACCTCCACGATGTGGGCGGGCCGCACCTTGCCCAGGCTGGCCATGTCGCGCATCACCGAAGTCACCGCGTCGTGGCTCATCTCCTGCACGAAAGCCCCGCCATGGGCCCCCCGCTTCACCTCCACCAGGCCGGACTTCTTCAGGTCCCAGATGGCTTCGCGCACGATGATGCGCGAGGTGCCGAAGGTCTCGGCCAACTCCCTTTCGTTGGGCAGCCGCTGACCGGGCTGGTATTCCCCGCGAAAGATGGATTGGCGCAGCTGGTGCGACACCTGCAGGAAACGGCGCGATTTGTCGATGCGCGTGAAGGGCATAACTAACACCTTGCCTGGGCGCTTAGCCCGGCTGCCTGGAAATATCGTTCCTCGGGAACGGGGACTGGTACGGGCCCGCGCATCCGGCTTCTGCGGGGCCGGGGCCCCGGCGGGCCGCTGGGCCCGCCGGGGAATCGGGTCTATTCGGATCCGGCGGGAATCTTGATCCCCTGCTCCTTGTAATACTTGGCCGCGCCGGGATGCAGCTGCATGCCGCCGGCGCGCACCGCGTATTGCATGGTCAAGTGCTTGAGCCAGGGGTGGGTCTTGGTGTTCTTCTTGGCCTGTTCCCAGAACAGCTTGACGACTTCGTAGGCGGTGGCTTCGTCCATCTTCTGGTTCACACAAACGCCCACGATGGAGCCCAGGGTGTAGACGTCCGTGGTGTTGTCCACTCCCTTGCCGTAGATGCCCGCGGGGATGATGCCCAACTCGCGGCCCGTCTTGGTGGTCACCTTGATGGCCGCCGGGTTGGCGTCATACTCGGCCTTGGTCAGGCCCAGCAGGTGCAGCTTGTTGGTGAGGGAAAGCTGCTCCACCGTGGGGAAGGGCGCGATGCCTCCGGCCACGTACACGTCGAACTGGCGGTCCTGGAAGCCCTGGAAGGCCGAGGACCAGGAACCCTTGACGTTGTCGAAATCCTTGTTGGGCTCCATGCCGGTAACGGCGGCCACCCATTCACGCGCCGCGGCCCAGGCGCCGCCGCCGGGGGGGCCCAGGAAAACCCGCTTGCCCTTCATGTCCTTGAGCTGCTTGATGCCCGCGTCGGCATAGGTCACGAAGTGGTATTGACCGTAGGGGAACCAGAAAAGCAGGCGCAAGTCCTTGGCCAGGGCCGGGGCGTCCTTGAGCTTTTTGTACATGGCCTTCTGGTTCTTCATGAAGGCGTAGATGTTGGGGTTGGTCATGCATAGATCGATTTTGCCCTTGGCCACGTCGATCATGTGCTTGGTGGCCGCGCCGGTGGCGTCCACCTTGATCTGCAACTGGTCCTGGGCCTGGTTGATCATGGTGGCCATGGTGGTCATGGTCAGATAGGCCGACGATCCCGGGGCGATGGTGGCCATCTTGAGGGTTTTGGCCGCCTGGGCCGGGATGGCCAGGGTCAGGAGCAAGGCTCCGGTTAACAACGCTCGCGATAGGTTTTTCCTGCTCATGCCGCCCCTCCTTCAGGATTGCATTGATGGTTGACGCAGCCTACGAATAGCCTGCACGTTCAGCAACAGACACATCGCCAGCAGCCCTCCGCCCATGAGGCCGGAGGCCACGCCGGGGACGATCAGCAATATAGCCGCCAGCAAGCGCAGGGCGCGTTGCCATATAGGCAGCTTGTTCCACTCCCAGCCTCCCAGAGCGGTGGCGATGCCCCAGGTTGACAACACGAAAATGCACAGGGCCCAGGCCAGGCCGATCAGGCTGAGGTCGCCGACCACCAACAGGATGTCGGGATGGAAGGCGAACAGATAGGGGATGATGAACCCGGCGATGGCCAGGCGGGTGGCCTGGAAGCCGGTCTCCATGGGGTTGGCCTCCGCGATGGGCGCGGCGGCGAAGGCCGCCAGGGCCACCGGCGGGGTGACCACGCTGAGCACCCCGAAATACACCACGAACAAATGGGCCGCCATCAACGAGAGCCCCAGCTTGTGCAACACCGGGCCCAGCACGATGGCGATCATCAGGTAGGCCGCGCCGGTGGGCACCCCCATGCCCATGACCAGGCAGGAGAGCATGACGAACACCAGGGCCAGCCAAATGTTGCTGGAGGCCACCGACAGCACCGCCTCGGCGAACATGAGGCCGATGCCGGTCATGTTGATCACCCCGATGACGAAGCCGATGGCGCTGACGATAATCATCAAAACGGCGCAGGTCTTGCCGGAATCCACCAGGGCGCGCCACCATTTTTCGGGGCGCCGGAATTCCGGGAACAGCACCAGGCTGAACACGAAGGCGCTGATCAGGGCGTAGAACCCTGCGTTCTGGGCGGTGCGGCCCGTGATGAGCACCGCGATGATCACCCCCAGGGGCACCACCAGGGCCAGGCTTTTGACCATGTCGTCGCGGGTCAGCTTGATCCGCTCGTTCTTGGGCAACGCCTCGATCCCCATGCGCTTGGCCTCGATGAACACCACCACGAACAACGAAGAGTAGTACATGAGCGAGGGGATAAGGGCGGCCACGATGATCTTCAGATAGGGGATGCCGGTGATGTCGGCCATGAGAAAGGCCACCACTCCCATGACCGGAGGCATGATCTGCCCTCCGGTGGAAGCCGCCGCCTCCACTCCGCCCGCGAAGCTGGGCTTGAATCCGACCTTTTTGATGATGGGGATGGTGAACACCCCGGTGGAGACCACGTTGGCCACCGCGGTGCCCGAAAGGGAGCCGAACAGGGCCGAGGCGGTCACGGCGGCGTGGGCGGGCCCGCCGGCAAAGCGGCCCGTGGCGGCCAGGGCGATTTTAAGCAACACCTCGCCCGCGCCGGAGCGCTGCAAGACCGCGCCGAAAACGATGAACACCAGCACGGTGCGGCTTACCACCTCCACCGGCCGGCCGAAGACCCCGTCCGTGGAGAACCACAGGTTTTCCACCGCGTGTCGCCAGCCCACGCCGGCCCCCAACAGGGTGGGCGGCAGAAGCAGATAAGCGCCCGAGGCCAGCACCACCAGCAGCATGGGGATGCCGAAGTATCGGTAGGAAAGATAGCAAGTCAAGGCGATGGCCACCCAGCCCAGGGCGCTTTGCCCCGGACTGATGGTGATGATGTTCACCTCCTGCTCGAACATCACCACGCCCCACTCCCAGAAAATGTAGATCAAAAACAGCCCGAGCAGGAAATGCAGGGCTAGAAGGATCTGGTGGGGTGACTTTTTGTCTGGATCATGCTCCAGGCGCAGAAAGCAGATAAGCAGGGCCACAAGCACGGTCAGTCCGGAGACCACCACCATGTCGAAAACACCGATGGCAGCCACCACGACCGCGAACAAGGCCATTCCCGCGCACAACAGATTCAAGATGATTTCAATGTTACGAGTCAAGGCGGCTCCCTACTACAGGTGGTCGGCATGGTGATTGCGCGATGACAAGCGACCCGGCGCGGCCTGGCGAGGGCGGGCGGAGCTCAAAAAGGCTGTGTGAACCAGGTGTGGCCCTGTCGTGAACTTGTTGAACGAGACAAGCCACCCTCTGCCGCATCGGTCAATTCCTTTCGGTCAATTCCTTATGGGTAATGGGTTACCAATTATCATATTCGTTTGTCAACGGGAAAATCGCTTACGTTTGCACATGGTCGCCGTTGCCCCGCCGAGGAGGGCGAAGAGTTGTATTTTTTGTTTTACTAGCGAGTGAAAATGACGTTAAATAGTGACATAATCTTGCCTGCCGGACGGTTTGGATTAACCGACACCGCCTGAGAGGTCGTGCGTCTTGTTGGGGGTAAATCTCTAAAACAACGTTTTCTAAGTCCCAGCTTTTCATGTTGGGCTGAGTAATTACCACTTAGTAGGTACAAAGGATGGAAAAGTCTATGAAAAAGAGCGTACTGGTTTTTGCGCTGATCGCAGTGATGGCCCTGGCCGTGCCCTTCATGGCCCAGGCGGCCGACAAACCCGATGGAACGGTGGCGTTCAAAACCCATAACGTGGCGGTCGGCGTGGGCGTCACCTGGGGTGACGGCACCCTCACCTACAAAGGCAAAACCTACAAGTTCAGCATCGAGGGCCTCAGCTTGCTGGACCTGGGCATGGGCGACGTGGAAGCCAAGGGCGAGGTGTACAACCTGAAGAAGCTCTCCGACTTCGAAGGTAACTACTCTTCGGTCCAGGCCGGCGCGGCCTTGGGCAAGGGTGTTGCCGTTTCCCAGCTGGTCAACGACGCTGGCGTGAAGATGAACCTGAAGGCCGTGCAGGACGCCGCGCGCCTGACCCTGGCCCCCGGCGGCATGAAGATCAAATTCAAGAAGTAAGCGCGCCCATCTGACCTGTCCCTTTAGCGCTTAAAAGAATCGGCCGGGATTGCGTACAGCCACTGGGCGGCGCAATCCCGGTCTTTTTGTGCGATGCGAAATCCGCCCTAACGGCGCGAGTCATCGGGCCTTAGGAGGGTTGTTATCTGCCTAACTGGCGGTCACTCTCCGATAGGTAGTTGATGAAGGCTTGAGCCGAGGGAGAAATGGTGACTCCCCTGCGGACAACCACCCCTCCCTGGGTGGCCAGGCGATTCCCCCGCACCGTCAGCTCCCGCAAGGTCCCGGCCTCGAAATCGGAGCGCAAGACATTTTGGGTGGCCAGTCCGACGGCCAGGCTGTTGGCCACCACCATTTTGGTCAGGAAGAGATCTTCGCACTCTATCGCCGGTCTGGCGACCACGACACCTTCGGCCGACTTTTCCACTTGCACCATGTCTTGCAAAAAAATCTTCGCGCGCGTGGGTAGCTGCAGGGTGGCCAGGGGATAGGCGGCCAAATCCTCGACCCGCGCCGGGGCCGTCTCCAGCAGGGGGTGGTCCGGGCGACAAAAAAACACCCCCGATTGGGTGCTCAAGGGAATTACCTTGTACTCGGCACAATCCTCCAGGGCGGAGGTTTCGCCCACATACAAATCCAGCTCACCGGATTGCATCCTTTGGGTCAAGCCGGTCCACCCCCCGGTGCTTATGCGCAGTTTTATTTGGGGATAGTCGGCCACGAAGCGGCCCACCGCCGGCCCGGCCAGGCTGGCCACGTAAACCGGCCCGAACCCCACGCGCAGGGTGCCTATCTTCATGCCGCGCATCATGTGGAGCTCCCGTTCGGCCTCCTGCAACTGTCCCAAGATGTTGGCCGCGCGGCCCAGATAGGTCTCGCCAAAGGGTGTGGGGGTGACTTCCGTTTTCTTGCGGTCAAACAGCGGCACCCCCAGGTCTTTTTCCAGCTTTTGTATGGCCCGGGACAAGGCGGGCTGCGAGATTCCCAGATCGCGGGCGGCCGCCGTGAAATTACGGTGCTGATCCAGGGCCAGGGCGTAGTACAAGGATTTTAAACTGTCCATGCAAAAATTATATCGTGGCCAAAACTATTTTGCATCAAAACCGGCCGCCGCCACGCCGCCCTGTTGGGAATAGTTGCTGTTATGCATTAATGTAAACTAGTTAGGTGGCTTGGTGTTACCGGGGGCACGGTTTTATAATTTGAAACGATATCTCCGGTGTTTATTGCAAGCAGCCCTGCAATCTCCCTATAATATTATCAGGTCACCTTCAGGCAGTTTGTTCTAAAAAAAGCTAGCAGGCAGTCTGTGGGCCGCCTGCCCCCAATCACATGACCTTGGCAAATTCTTACCCTTTAGAGCGGCAGGCAAAACGGAGGTTTTTTGATGCGATTGCTATCCGGCAAAACGATTTTCATATGGCTCATGGCCCTCATGGTGGGCCTGGCCTTTTTGGCCTCGCCGGCCATGGCGGCCAAGAAACCCAACATCCTGTTAATCGTCTCCGATGACACCGGCTATGGTGACATCGGCGTCTATGGTGGCGGCGAGGGCCGCGGCATGCCCACCCCCAACCTGGACCGCATGGCGGACGAGGGCATGACCTTCTTCTCCTTCTACGCCCAGCCCAGCTGCACCCCGGGCCGCGCGGCCATGCAGACCGGGCGCATCCCCAACCGCAGCGGCATGACCACCGTGGCCTTCCAGGGCCAGGGCGGCGGCCTGCCCGCGGCGGAGTGGACCCTGGCCTCGGTGCTCAAGACCGCCGGCTATGAGACCTACTTCACCGGCAAGTGGCACCTGGGCGAGGCGGACTACGCCCTGCCCAACGCCCAGGGCTACGACCACATGAAGTATTGCCTGCTGTACCACCTCAACGCCTACACCTACGGTGATCCCAATTGGTTCCCGGACATGGACCCCAAGCTTAGGGCCATGTTCGACAAGGTGACCAAGGGCGCGCTGACGGGCGACGCCGGCCAGAAGCCCAAGCAGGACTGGAAGGTCAACGGCGAGTACGTGGACACCCCGGAAAAGGGCCTGGTGGGCATTCCCTTCCTGGACAAATATGTTGAGCAGGCGGGCCTGGAGTTCCTGGAGAAGGCGGCCAAGTCCGACAAGCCCTTCTTCATCAACGTGAACTTCATGAAGGTGCACCAGCCCAACCTGCCGGCGCCCGAGTTCAAGCACAAGTCCCTTTCCAAGACCAAGTACGCCGACTCCATCGTGGAGCTAGACGCCCGCATCGGCCACCTCGTGGACAAGCTGAAGGCCCTGGGCCTGGACAAGAACACCCTGGTCTTCTGGACTACCGACAACGGCGCCTGGCAGGACGTGTATCCCGACGCGGGCTACACCCCCTTCCGGGGAACCAAGGGCACGGTGCGTGAGGGCGGCAATCGGGTGCCGGCCATCGCGATCATGCCCGGCAAGATCAAGGCCGGGGTGCGCAACTACGACATCCTGGGCGGCCTGGACTTCATGGCCACCTTCGCCAAGCTGGCGGGCATCGAGCTGCCCAGCAAGGACCGCGAGGGCCAGCCCATCATCTTCGACAGCCACGATATGACCCCGGTGCTGTTCGGCACCGGCAAGTCGGCCCGCACCACCTGGTTCTACTTCACCGAGAACGAGCTGACCCCCGGCGCGGTGCGCGCGAACAACTACAAGGCCGTGTTCAACCTGCGCGGCGACGACGGACAGGCCACCGGCGGCCTGGCGGTGGACACCAACCTGGGCTGGAAGGGCCAGGAGAAGTACGTGGCCACGGTTCCCCAGTTGTTCGACCTGTACCAGGACCCCCAGGAGCGTTACGACCTGTTCATGACCAACTGGACCGAGCGCACCTGGACCATGGTGACCTTCAACGATGCGATTACCGCGTTGATGAAGACCTACATCAAGTACCCCCCGCGCAAGCTGCAGAGCGAGAGTTACGCCGGTCCCGTAACCCTGAGCAAGTACCAGAACTTCAAGTACATCCGCGATTCGTTGGCCAAGGACGGGTTCACCATCCCCATGCCTACGGGCAACTAAGCGGCCCAGCACGGATCACCTGAAAACAGAGAGCGCCCCCTTGGGGGGGCGCTCTTGCTATCATAAGAATCGATAGGCGGCGGCCCCCATAGGGCGGCCGGGCTCCAGGCGTGGCTGAAAAAGCCCCAACAAAGGTGGTGCCGGTATGAAATGGTGTGCTGCAACCGTCTGTCTTGTTTTAGTTGCCTTGCTGGGCCTTCCGCTGGCCGCAGGCGCCGCCGAAGCGGGGGACAGCGCCCAGTCGGCCGCCGATGCCGCGGCCCAGGCCAACAACCCCCTGGCCAACATGACCGCGCTCAATTTTCAGAACTACTACATCGGACGGGTGACCGAGACCGGTGAGGACGCCAACCAGTTCTGGGTGCGCTTTGCCCAGCCGTTTTCGGTGGCCAAGACCAACTGGATCATGCGGGCCTCCCTGCCGGTGAACACCTACCCCAACCTGATGGACGGGGGCCATGAGACCGGCTTGGGGGATTTCAACATCTTCGCCGCTTATCTGATCGACATCGGCAACCCGGCGATAAGTTTCGGTATCGGTCCTCAGCTCACGGTGCCCACCGCCACCAAGGACGAGTTGGGCTCGGAGAAATGGTCGGCCGGCGTGGCCAACGTGCTGTTCAACGCCAGCTCGCGGCGTCTCCAATACGGCTACCTGCTCACCTGGCAGGCCAGTTTCGCGGGCAACGACGACCGCAGCAACGTGAACACCGGCGCCTTCCAGCCCTTTGCCATGTACCAACTCGGCAATGGCTGGTACCTGCGTTCGGCGCCGATCTGGGTCTACAACTTTGAAAATGGCGACTACGACGTTCCCCTGGGGGCGGGCGTGGGCAAGGTAATAAAATCCGGCAAGACGGTGTTCAATATTTTCGTGGAGCCCCAGGTGTCGGTGATCGACGAGGGCGCCGGCTGGCCGGAGTGGCAGATTTTAGCGGGACTCAACCTGCAGTTCACCAACTGACGGACCTGAGCAACCCCCCGGGGCCGCGTACGGCCCCTAGATCTTGAGAGGCAGCCCTTCCCCTCATGTTTTTTCACGCCGGCGGCACCGAGCGCCCAGGAGGGTCCGGTGTCCGTGCGGCGGTCAATAGTTTTGCGGAGGAAACCATGCAATCCAAATGGTCGTTCAGCTTAATCGCAATTATTGTGGCGTTCATGGTGTTGGCGGCGGTTCCCTGCTTGGCCGCGGGCGACCCTCTGCCTTCCTGGCGGGACGGCGCCGCCAAGCAGGCCATCATCACCTTTGTGGACAAGGTCACCCGCGAGGGCGGGCCGGATTACGTGGCGCCCCGGGATCGCATCGCTACCTTTGACAACGACGGCACCCTGTGGTCCGAGCAGCCGATGTACGTGCAGCTGTTTTTCGTCCTGGAGCGGATTAGGGAGTTGGCCCCCCGGCATCCCGAGTGGAAAAACAACCCCGCGGTGCAGGCGGCCCTGGCCGGCGACAAAGCCAAGCTGATGAAAATGGGGCACAAGGGCATCCTGGAGTTGGCGGCCCTGACCCACGCCGGCATCACCGCCCAGCAGATGCAGGAGCTTTCCGCCGCCTGGCTGAAGACCGCGCGCAATCCCGTCAAGCACATGCTTTTCGTGCAGATGATCTATCAGCCCATGGTCGAGCTGCTGGCCTACCTAAGGGACAACGGCTTCAAGACCTTCATCGTCTCCGGCGGCGGGGTGGACTTCATCCGCGCCTTCTCCCTGCAC contains:
- a CDS encoding DUF2238 domain-containing protein; this encodes MDRTDKFNLFYLVSFLALLAWSGFRPYDRFTWLLEVLPALMALAALAITYRRFRLTRLVYLLIWLHAIILLIGGHYTYARVPLFDWLSQALDLGRNNYDKLGHFAQGFVPAMVTREVLLRGHVVTRRGWLSFLVVSVCLAISAFYELIEWWTAELTGTAAEDFLGTQGYVWDTQSDMALCLLGSILALVCLTRLHQRQIDALP
- a CDS encoding TAXI family TRAP transporter solute-binding subunit, whose product is MSRKNLSRALLTGALLLTLAIPAQAAKTLKMATIAPGSSAYLTMTTMATMINQAQDQLQIKVDATGAATKHMIDVAKGKIDLCMTNPNIYAFMKNQKAMYKKLKDAPALAKDLRLLFWFPYGQYHFVTYADAGIKQLKDMKGKRVFLGPPGGGAWAAAREWVAAVTGMEPNKDFDNVKGSWSSAFQGFQDRQFDVYVAGGIAPFPTVEQLSLTNKLHLLGLTKAEYDANPAAIKVTTKTGRELGIIPAGIYGKGVDNTTDVYTLGSIVGVCVNQKMDEATAYEVVKLFWEQAKKNTKTHPWLKHLTMQYAVRAGGMQLHPGAAKYYKEQGIKIPAGSE
- a CDS encoding TRAP transporter permease, encoding MTRNIEIILNLLCAGMALFAVVVAAIGVFDMVVVSGLTVLVALLICFLRLEHDPDKKSPHQILLALHFLLGLFLIYIFWEWGVVMFEQEVNIITISPGQSALGWVAIALTCYLSYRYFGIPMLLVVLASGAYLLLPPTLLGAGVGWRHAVENLWFSTDGVFGRPVEVVSRTVLVFIVFGAVLQRSGAGEVLLKIALAATGRFAGGPAHAAVTASALFGSLSGTAVANVVSTGVFTIPIIKKVGFKPSFAGGVEAAASTGGQIMPPVMGVVAFLMADITGIPYLKIIVAALIPSLMYYSSLFVVVFIEAKRMGIEALPKNERIKLTRDDMVKSLALVVPLGVIIAVLITGRTAQNAGFYALISAFVFSLVLFPEFRRPEKWWRALVDSGKTCAVLMIIVSAIGFVIGVINMTGIGLMFAEAVLSVASSNIWLALVFVMLSCLVMGMGVPTGAAYLMIAIVLGPVLHKLGLSLMAAHLFVVYFGVLSVVTPPVALAAFAAAPIAEANPMETGFQATRLAIAGFIIPYLFAFHPDILLVVGDLSLIGLAWALCIFVLSTWGIATALGGWEWNKLPIWQRALRLLAAILLIVPGVASGLMGGGLLAMCLLLNVQAIRRLRQPSMQS
- a CDS encoding aryl-sulfate sulfotransferase codes for the protein MTYPSIYPTGTTIYDPSRCWSGYTVFQAKELGALLIDMNGAEVKLWKGLHGLPNKILPGGYVLGSTGERNTKYGMQDYQDVVQVDWDGKVVWRFNEHEYIEDPGEQPQWMARHHHDFQREGNPVGYYAPGLEPQPLSGNTLVLVHKNAHNPNISDKLLLDDAFVEVDWDGQIVWEWVLNEHFDEFEWSEEARNILSRDPNLRNCGGDWMHVNSMSALGPNKWFDAGDARFHPDNLIWSAREANIIGITDKSSGKVVWHIGPDYAASPALKKLGWIIGKHHAHLIPRGLPGEGHLLVFDNGGWAGYGAPNPGAPKGTKNALRDYSRVLEIDPVSLKIVWQYTPAEAGYRMPMDANRFYSPFVSSAQRLPNGNTLITEGSGGRIIEVTAEHQIVWEYISPHFGTSSRFNMVYRAYRLPYEWVPQLDAPRETPVEPVDVAAFRMPGAAEPGAREVTEVAGVKPYQRTEALCVVSSADLVKD
- a CDS encoding sodium:solute symporter family protein; translated protein: MDHAILGASLLAVLLVGLWAGRGVTKLEHFSVAGREFGAWVVFATLSASFIGGGFTMGNAEKVFLVGIVNIFALWGFSLKEVLVATVIAPRMQRFPDAISVGGIMGQAYGKPGRMVTGVFGVMLCAGIMGAQVGAMGYVFNLFLGLDYLVGILIGCSIAIAYSTVGGMRAVVFTDILQFLILGVGIPLTLFLGLDLAGGWRAVADKVPADHLTLLGEMGPWAFISLFLTFLLGETLVPPYVQRLMIGRSAGHTARGTLWSGLFSVPFFAISGAIGLVALTMAPDLDPNLALPYLVQQALPVGLRGLVVAGIIAVVMSSADSFLNGAAVCLTSDVVLPAMRNPLSERGQLRLAKGANLITGILAIVFAISIKSVLGILLYAYNFWAPVILPPLVAAFFGTRAGAGVFLAAAAAGLGGTVLWNVGLGAPGGVDGLIIGVGCNALVFWLGKFLSRAPA
- a CDS encoding FadR/GntR family transcriptional regulator; the encoded protein is MPFTRIDKSRRFLQVSHQLRQSIFRGEYQPGQRLPNERELAETFGTSRIIVREAIWDLKKSGLVEVKRGAHGGAFVQEMSHDAVTSVMRDMASLGKVRPAHIVEVRLLIEPTVAALAAQRADEDDLDRLRQYLALVPTKGTPDYVRWQIGFHRLVAQASHNPLFAMQVNIFLDFTEDMILSLRQKDRIYHDSVTHSLILEKIVARDPEGARRLFYDHLLQIKPAFDDWEEKFGTNGLVDSQPRLEEQA